The following DNA comes from Pseudomonas sp. Tri1.
CAGCAGGTCGAATTCGGCACTGGTCAGCTCAATACCGTTGCCTTGCAGCCAGGCTTCGCGCAAGGCGTTGTCCACCACCAGCGGGCCGAATTGCAGGCGCCGCTGCCTCTGCGGCGCGGCCGGCTCCGGCTCGCTGCGCCGCAACAGGGCCTGGATGCGCGCCAATAGCAAACGCGGGCGCACCGGTTTACAGACGTAATCGTCAGCGCCCAGGTCCAGGCCCTGGATCTGATCGGTGTCGTCGGTACGGGCAGTGAGCATCAGGATCGGCCCGTCGAAATGCCCGCGCACCTTGCGGCAGATGCTCAGGCCGTCTTCGCCGGGCAGCATCAGGTCGAGAATCACCAGGTCCGGCTGCTCGGCGATGATTCGCGCCGCCGCCACCGCGCCATTGCCTTCGATGGCAACGCGCAGCCCATTGCTCTCAAGGTATTCACGGGTCAACTCGGCAAGACGCAGGTCATCCTCGACAATCAATACCTGCCAGGCTTCTTGTTCCACTGAGGGACCTCTTACGCTGAGTACCTGATAAGAAAGGCGTACCGCCCACATCACGGACAAAGTACGCCCCTGTGGGAGCGAGCTTGCTCGCGATGGCGGTGTGTCAGCCAGCACTCATGCTGCTGGTCGGGCTATCGGGAGCAAGCTCGCTCCCAAGCATGGCCCTGCGCCATCCCCCATCTTTTTGTCATGTAAAAGGAGGATAAGGATGCCAACGCACCGGCCGATTGTATAAACGCCGGCCCCATAGAAAACAAGCAGACAAATGCATTCGGTCACGCGGGATTTGTGTGTTAACGTCCGCGCCCGCAAAAATCACCGGGCTGTTTTCGCATCGTCAAAACGATGAAAAAAAGCCCACTCCAGCTAGGTCGCGGCCTACAGAGCAATTCCACGTTTCGCACACAAATTACGCACAGGCTTATCCACAGGTAGTACGTTGCATTCCCCCCCAAAACGCATTATCTTGTAGCCCGCCGCGTAAAAAACCCTACATGTAGGGTTTTAGGCCAAAAACCAAACACAAGTTGGACAGAGAATTCAAGCGCTTTTCTTGCTTCTGTCCACCTGAAACGACGCATTTTTCCCAAGCCCAGACCGCCCCTGCGGATGGCAACTGTTTCAAGGTCGAAAGTGACCGAAACGGTACGGGTGTTGCAGTCCATTGCTGCCACCCTGCAATCCGGTTTCGAGCCCCGGCTCGAAACCCAGAACTTCGGATGGAAGCGGCACTAAACGCCTGCTTCCTACTGTCCCGAAGTTGTTATGCCCGGCGCCAGTCGGTTGTAGTGCTTCAGGACGGAACGGTGGGCACCGTGATGGTGCCCAAACAAACATAAAGAACGTGGAGACACCCATGCACACCGACACAACTCGCGAGAACCCGCAGGGCACCGCGCCGCTGGCCGCCGATTCGAGCCCGGATCTGTCCGCCACCGCGCCGGGCCAACTGCGCGTGATCAAGCGTAACGGCACTGTCGTTCCTTACACCGATGACAAGATCACCGTCGCCATCACCAAAGCGTTCCTCGCAGTTGAAGGTGGCACCGCAGCCGCTTCGTCGCGAATCCACGACACCGTGGCCCGTCTGACCGAACAGGTCACCGCGACCTTCAAGCGTCGCATGCCATCGGGCGGCACCATCCACATCGAAGAGATCCAGGACCAGGTCGAACTGGCCCTGATGCGTGCCGGCGAGCAGAAAGTCGCCCGCGACTACGTGATCTACCGTGACTCCCGGGCCAAGGAGCGCGCCACCCGCACGCCTGCCGACGCGCCGGTACAAGCTCACCCATCGATCCGCATCGCCCGCGCCGACGGCAGCCTGGCGCCGCTGGACATGGGTCGCCTGAACACCATCGTCACCGAGGCCTGCGAAGGCCTGGAAGAAGTCGATGGCGACCTGATCCAGCGCGAAACCCTGAAGAACCTCTATGACGGCGTCGCCCTCAAGGACGTCAATACCGCGCTGGTGATGACCGCGCGGACCCTGGTGGAACGCGAGCCGAACTACTCCTTCGTGACCGCCCGCCTGCTGATGGACACCCTGCGTGCCGAAGGCCTGAGCTTCCTGGAAGTCGCCGAAAGCGCGACCCACCACGAAATGGTCGACCTGTACGCCAAGGCGCTGCCGGCCTACGTGGCCAAGGGTATCGAATACGAATTGCTGAACCCGGTGCTGGCCGAATTCGACCTGGAAAAACTCGGCAAGGCCATCAACCACGAGCGCGACCAGCAGTTCACCTACCTGGGCCTGCAAACCCTGTACGACCGCTACTTCATCCACAAGGATGGCGTGCGTTTCGAACTGCCGCAGATTTTCTTCATGCGCGTGGCCATGGGCCTGGCGATCGAAGAGAAACAGCGTGAAGACCGCGCCATCGAGTTCTACAACCTGTTGTCGTCCTTCGACTACATGGCCTCGACTCCAACCCTGTTCAACGCCGGCACCCTGCGTCCACAGCTGTCGAGCTGCTACCTGACCACCGTGCCGGACGATCTGTCGGGCATCTACGGCGCGATCCACGACAACGCCATGCTGTCGAAATTCGCCGGTGGCCTGGGCAACGACTGGACCCCGGTCCGCGCATTGGGCTCGTACATCAAGGGCACCAACGGCAAATCCCAGGGCGTCGTGCCGTTCCTCAAAGTGGTCAACGACACCGCAGTTGCGGTCAACCAGGGCGGCAAGCGCAAAGGCGCGGTCTGTGCCTACCTGGAAACCTGGCACATGGACATCGAAGAGTTCATCGAGCTGCGCAAGAACACCGGTGATGACCGTCGTCGTACCCACGACATGAACACCGCCAACTGGATCCCTGACCTGTTCATGAAGCGCGTCTTCGATGACGGCAAGTGGACCCTGTTCTCGCCATCCGAAGTACCGGACCTGCACGACCTGACCGGCAAGGCTTTCGAAGAGCGCTACGAGTACTACGAAGCCCTGACCGAGTACAACAAGATCAAGCTGTTCAAAGTCGTCCAGGCCAAAGACCTGTGGCGCAAGATGCTCTCGATGCTGTTCGAAACCGGCCACCCATGGCTGACCTTCAAGGACCCATGCAACCTGCGTAGCCCGCAGCAGCACGTGGGCGTGGTCCACAGCTCGAACCTGTGCACCGAGATCACCCTGAACACCAACAAGGATGAGATCGCGGTCTGCAACCTGGGCTCGATCAACCTGCCGAACCACATCGTCGACGGCAAGCTGGACACCGCCAAGCTGCAACGCACCGTGAACACCGCCGTGCGCATGCTCGACAACGTGATCGACATCAACTACTACTCGGTGCCACAGGCGAAGAACTCCAACTTCAAGCACCGTCCGGTCGGCCTGGGCATCATGGGCTTCCAGGACGCGCTGTACCTGCAGCACATCCCGTACGGTTCGGACGCTGCCGTCGAGTTCGCCGACAAGTCCATGGAAGCGGTCAGCTACTACGCGATCCAGGCTTCCTGCGACCTGGCCGACGAGCGCGGCGCCTACGAGACGTTCCAGGGTTCGCTGTGGTCCAAAGGCATCCTGCCGCTGGATTCGCAACAGATCCTGATCGCCCAGCGTGGCCAGAAGTACATCGATGTTGACCTGAACGAATCCCTGGACTGGGCACCGGTTCGCGCCCGTGTGCAGAAAGGCATCCGTAACTCCAACATCATGGCCATCGCACCGACCGCGACCATCGCCAACATCACCGGCGTGTCGCAGTCGATCGAACCGACCTACCAGAACCTGTATGTGAAATCGAACCTGTCGGGCGAATTCACCGTGATCAACCCGTACCTGGTCCGCGACCTCAAGGCCCGCGGCCTGTGGGACTCGGTCATGATCAACGACCTGAAGTACTACGACGGTTCGGTGCAGCAGATCGAGCGCATCCCGCAAGAGCTCAAAGCGCTCTATGCCACCGCGTTCGAAGTGGACACCAAGTGGATCGTCGACGCCGCCAGCCGTCGCCAGAAGTGGATCGACCAGGCTCAGTCGCTGAACCTGTACATCGCCGGCGCCTCGGGCAAGAAGCTGGACGTGACCTACCGCATGGCCTGGTACCGTGGCCTGAAAACCACCTACTACCTCCGTGCCCTGGCTGCCACCAGCACCGAGAAGTCGACCATCAACACTGGCAAGCTGAACGCTGTTTCCAGCGGCGGCAACCACGGTGACGATTCGGTCCTGGCTGCCCCAGCCGGACCGGCGCCAGTGCCAAAGGCCTGTGCGATTGACGAGCCGGATTGCGAAGCTTGCCAATAAGCTGAGCGAGTGGGCGCTGCAAGGCGCCTGCTAAAAGGAACCCCCGATAGACCGCTGGTTTATCGGGGGTTTTCTTTTGTGTGGGGGATATGCCAGATACAAAAAAACGGCGAGGCCTATTGAGGGCCTCGCCGTTTATGTTTTTCTCACCGCAACATCCGCCGAAAATCGACAGGTGCCGCAGTGGCCAGATGACGCTTAGACCGGAAGGGTGAAAGAGTCGCCGTTGTTGGTGAAGAACGTCTCGATGGTGTTGCTTCCTGCGTACCAGTCCTTCAGGAAAACACCGGAGTCCAGGTTACCGCTCTGGTAATCGGCCGCGTTGAAGATGTAGGCACCTGCATCGGTCTTGATAACCTGCACATCGTTGAGACTCTGGATATTCTTCAGCCTCACAGTATCGACACCTGTCGTCCCGGTGTCTTCAATGGCAACCATGGTTTTGGAGTTGACTATGTAGGCATCCCCACCTTCCCCGCCATAGGCATCGCCAGACGCATTCATATTGAAAGTATCAAAACCCGCGCCACCATGAAGTTCATAGGCATAACCGGTTCCCGTCAGAATGTCGTTGCCATCGCCGCCATAGGCAATACCGGAGGAGACAGTCAACGTATCACTGCCGGCCTCGCCGTAAAGCACACTGCCAGCGTCGTTGCCGCTGCTGGACATGGTGTCATTGCCATTGCCGCCATAAAGCGTATCGGCCTGGGCGCCAGTGGAAGGCGTCAATGCAAGGGTACTGATATCCGTAACGGTGCCACCATAGATAAAATCATCGCCATCGCCGCCATAGAGCAAGTCGTTACCCGCCCCGCCTTCCAGCTTGTTCGAGTAGGCATTGCCCGTCAGCGTGTCGTTGAATTGCGAGCCGATCAGATTATCAATATTGGCCAACACGTCGCCTTGCGCATCACCACCCGATGCGGTTCCCGCCAGCAGGTCAATCTGCACCGCATCGCTGCTGGTCAGGTACCAGGCACCGTCACCACGGCCCAAGCCATTGAGCGTGTCGGCGCCTGCGCCACCGATAAAGTTTTCCGCAGCGGCGGTACTGCCGGTGAAAGTATCGGCCTGGGCAGTGCCTTGGAAAATCTCAATGGAGGTGTAGCTATCGCCTGCCGCGATACCCGTCACCAAAGGCGCACTCAGATCCAGCGTGATACCTGAGCCTTCATTGGAAAAGCTCAGCATGTCCATGCCGGTGCCGCCATTGAAGACATTGACACCTGCGTCACCGACAAATACATCACTGTAATTGGAGCCTGTAATCACTTCGATGCTGCTGTAGGTATCCCCCGCCGCGATCCCGGTATGGACGCCCGTCTGCGTGTTGATGGTCAAGCCCGCGCTGCTGTCAGCGTAGCTGACCGTGTCAGTCCCGGCGCCGCCGATGAACTGATCCGCACCCGCACCACCGAGCAGGAAATCATTGCCCACTCCGCCCGTGATGATGTTGTCCGAGGCGTTGCCATAACCGACGAAGTTGCCCGTGCCGGTATAGGTCAGGCGCTCGACGTTGGCCGCCATCGTCAGGTTGAGGAGGTTCGTCTGGATTTCGTCATCGCCTTCGCCGGCCACTTCGATGACGTTGACCGACGTTCCGCCGACGACGTAAACGTCATCACCGGCACCGCCCCTGAGGGTGTGCCCGGTGCTTTGGGCGGTCAGCCTGTCGTTGAAGGACGAGCCGACCACGGTTTCAAAGTTCGACAGTTTGTCGCCTTGCGCATCACCGCCGACACCTACTACGCCAGCAACCAGGCTGACGGTCACGGCACTGGCCGAGGTGGAGTAGTCGATGCTATCGATGCCGCCGGTGCCATCGAACTGATCTGCCGCTTCGCTGGCGGTAAACGAATCGTGGTTCTGCGAACCCTGGATCGTTTCGATGCCCACGTAGGTATCGCCGGCAGCAATGCCACTGTTCACACCGGTCTTGGCGTTGATGTTCACCGCCACGTTACTGTCGGTGTAGCTGACCGTGTCAGTCCCGGCGCCGCCGATGAACTGGTCCGCACCCGCACCACCGAGCAGGAAATCATTGCCCACTCCGCCCGTGATGATGTTGTCCGAGGCGTTGCCATAACCGACGAAGTTGCCCGTACCGGTATAGGTCAGGCGCTCGACGTTGGCCGCCATCGTCAGGTTGAGGAGGTTCGTCTGGATTTCGTCATCGCCTTCGCCGGCCGCTTCGATGACGTTGACCGACGTTCCGCCGATGACGTAAACGTCATCACCGGCACCGCCCCTGAGGGTGTGCCCGGTGCTTTGGGCGGTCAACCTGTCGTTGAAGGACGAGCCGACCACGGTTTCGAAGTTCGACAGTTTGTCGCCTTGCGCATCACCGCCGACACCTACTACCCCAGCAATCAGGCTGACGGTCACGGCACTGGCCGAGGTGGAGTAGTCGATGCTATCGATGCCGCCGGTGCCATCGAACTGGTCTGCCGCTTCGCTGGCGGTAAACGAATCGTGGTTCTGCGAACCCTGGATCGTTTCGATGCCCACGTAGGTATCGCCGGCAGCAATGCCACTGTTCACACCGGTCTTGGCGTTGATGTTCACCGCCACGTTACTGTCGGTGTAGCTGACCGTGTCAGTCCCGGCGCCGCCGATGAACTGGTCCGCACCCGCACCACCGAGCAGGAAATCATTGCCCACTCCGCCCGTGATGATGTTGTCCGAGGCGTTGCCATAACCGACGAAGTTGCCCGTACCGGTGTAGGTCAGGCGCTCGACGTTGGCCGCCATCGTCAGGTTGAGGAGGTTCGTCTGGATTTCGTCATCGCCTTCGCCGGCCGCTTCGATGACGTTGACCGACGTTCCGCCGATGACGTAAACGTCATCACCGGCACCGCCCCTGAGGGTGTGCCCGGTGCTTTGGGCGGTCAACCTGTCGTTGAAGGACGAGCCGACCACGGTTTCGAAGTTCGACAGTTTGTCGCCTTGCGCATCACCGCCGACACCTACTACCCCAGCAATCAGGCTGACGGTCACGGCACTGGCCGAGGTGGAGTAGTCGATGCTATCGATGCCGCCGGTGCCATCGAACTGGTCTGCCGCTTCGCTGGCGGTAAACGAATCGTGGTTCTGCGAACCCTGGATCGTTTCGATGCCCACGTAGGTATCGCCGGCAGCAATGCCACTGTTCACACCGGTCTTGGCGTTGATGTTCACCGCCACGTTACTGTCGGTGTAGCTGACCGTGTCAGTCCCGGCGCCGCCGATGAACTGGTCCGCACCCGCACCACCGAGCAGGAAATCATTGCCCACTCCGCCCGTGATGATGTTGTCCGAGGCGTTGCCATAACCGACGAAGTTGCCCGTACCGGTGTAGGTCAGGCGCTCGACGTTGGCCGCCATCGTCAGGTTGAGGAGGTTCGTCTGGATTTCGTCATCGCCTTCGCCGGCCGCTTCGATGACGTTGACCGACGTTCCGCCGATGACGTAAACGTCATCACCGGCACCGCCCCTGAGGGTGTGCCCGGTGCTTTGGGCGGTCAACCTGTCGTTGAAGGACGAGCCGACCACGGTTTCGAAGTTCG
Coding sequences within:
- a CDS encoding calcium-binding protein; amino-acid sequence: MTAIETVVGSSFNDRLTAQSTGHTLRGGAGDDVYVIGGTSVNVIEAAGEGDDEIQTNLLNLTMAANVERLTYTGTGNFVGYGNASDNIITGGVGNDFLLGGAGADQFIGGAGTDTVSYTDSNVAVNINAKTGVNSGIAAGDTYVGIETIQGSQNHDSFTASEAADQFDGTGGIDSIDYSTSASAVTVSLVAGIVGVGGDAQGDKLSNFETVVGSSFNDRLTAQSTGHTLRGGAGDDVYVIGGTSVNVIEAAGEGDDEIQTNLLNLTMAANVERLTYTGTGNFVGYGNASDNIITGGVGNDFLLGGAGADQFIGGAGTDTVSYTDSNVAVNINAKTGVNSGIAAGDTYVGIETIQGSQNHDSFTASEAADQFDGTGGIDSIDYSTSASAVTVSLIAGVVGVGGDAQGDKLSNFETVVGSSFNDRLTAQSTGHTLRGGAGDDVYVIGGTSVNVIEAAGEGDDEIQTNLLNLTMAANVERLTYTGTGNFVGYGNASDNIITGGVGNDFLLGGAGADQFIGGAGTDTVSYTDSNVAVNINAKTGVNSGIAAGDTYVGIETIQGSQNHDSFTASEAADQFDGTGGIDSIDYSTSASAVTVSLIAGVVGVGGDAQGDKLSNFETVVGSSFNDRLTAQSTGHTLRGGAGDDVYVIGGTSVNVIEAAGEGDDEIQTNLLNLTMAANVERLTYTGTGNFVGYGNASDNIITGGVGNDFLLGGAGADQFIGGAGTDTVSYTDSNVAVNINAKTGVNSGIAAGDTYVGIETIQGSQNHDSFTASEAADQFDGTGGIDSIDYSTSASAVTVSLIAGVVGVGGDAQGDKLSNFETVVGSSFNDRLTAQSTGHTLRGGAGDDVYVIGGTSVNVIEAAGEGDDEIQTNLLNLTMAANVERLTYTGTGNFVGYGNASDNIITGGVGNDFLLGGAGADQFIGGAGTDTVSYTDSNVAVNINAKTGVNSGIAAGDTYVGIETIQGSQNHDSFTASEAADQFDGTGGIDSIDYSTSASAVTVSLVAGVVGVGGDAQGDKLSNFETVVGSSFNDRLTAQSTGHTLRGGAGDDVYVVGGTSVNVIEVAGEGDDEIQTNLLNLTMAANVERLTYTGTGNFVGYGNASDNIITGGVGNDFLLGGAGADQFIGGAGTDTVSYADSSAGLTINTQTGVHTGIAAGDTYSSIEVITGSNYSDVFVGDAGVNVFNGGTGMDMLSFSNEGSGITLDLSAPLVTGIAAGDSYTSIEIFQGTAQADTFTGSTAAAENFIGGAGADTLNGLGRGDGAWYLTSSDAVQIDLLAGTASGGDAQGDVLANIDNLIGSQFNDTLTGNAYSNKLEGGAGNDLLYGGDGDDFIYGGTVTDISTLALTPSTGAQADTLYGGNGNDTMSSSGNDAGSVLYGEAGSDTLTVSSGIAYGGDGNDILTGTGYAYELHGGAGFDTFNMNASGDAYGGEGGDAYIVNSKTMVAIEDTGTTGVDTVRLKNIQSLNDVQVIKTDAGAYIFNAADYQSGNLDSGVFLKDWYAGSNTIETFFTNNGDSFTLPV
- a CDS encoding response regulator, encoding MEQEAWQVLIVEDDLRLAELTREYLESNGLRVAIEGNGAVAAARIIAEQPDLVILDLMLPGEDGLSICRKVRGHFDGPILMLTARTDDTDQIQGLDLGADDYVCKPVRPRLLLARIQALLRRSEPEPAAPQRQRRLQFGPLVVDNALREAWLQGNGIELTSAEFDLLWLLVANAGRILSREEIFTALRGIGYDGQDRSIDVRISRIRPKIGDDPDHPRLIKTIRSKGYLFVPEACVDPAP
- a CDS encoding ribonucleoside-diphosphate reductase subunit alpha; the encoded protein is MHTDTTRENPQGTAPLAADSSPDLSATAPGQLRVIKRNGTVVPYTDDKITVAITKAFLAVEGGTAAASSRIHDTVARLTEQVTATFKRRMPSGGTIHIEEIQDQVELALMRAGEQKVARDYVIYRDSRAKERATRTPADAPVQAHPSIRIARADGSLAPLDMGRLNTIVTEACEGLEEVDGDLIQRETLKNLYDGVALKDVNTALVMTARTLVEREPNYSFVTARLLMDTLRAEGLSFLEVAESATHHEMVDLYAKALPAYVAKGIEYELLNPVLAEFDLEKLGKAINHERDQQFTYLGLQTLYDRYFIHKDGVRFELPQIFFMRVAMGLAIEEKQREDRAIEFYNLLSSFDYMASTPTLFNAGTLRPQLSSCYLTTVPDDLSGIYGAIHDNAMLSKFAGGLGNDWTPVRALGSYIKGTNGKSQGVVPFLKVVNDTAVAVNQGGKRKGAVCAYLETWHMDIEEFIELRKNTGDDRRRTHDMNTANWIPDLFMKRVFDDGKWTLFSPSEVPDLHDLTGKAFEERYEYYEALTEYNKIKLFKVVQAKDLWRKMLSMLFETGHPWLTFKDPCNLRSPQQHVGVVHSSNLCTEITLNTNKDEIAVCNLGSINLPNHIVDGKLDTAKLQRTVNTAVRMLDNVIDINYYSVPQAKNSNFKHRPVGLGIMGFQDALYLQHIPYGSDAAVEFADKSMEAVSYYAIQASCDLADERGAYETFQGSLWSKGILPLDSQQILIAQRGQKYIDVDLNESLDWAPVRARVQKGIRNSNIMAIAPTATIANITGVSQSIEPTYQNLYVKSNLSGEFTVINPYLVRDLKARGLWDSVMINDLKYYDGSVQQIERIPQELKALYATAFEVDTKWIVDAASRRQKWIDQAQSLNLYIAGASGKKLDVTYRMAWYRGLKTTYYLRALAATSTEKSTINTGKLNAVSSGGNHGDDSVLAAPAGPAPVPKACAIDEPDCEACQ